DNA from Geobacillus vulcani PSS1:
TTCGCAAGGCTGCGTGCGCATGCACAACCGCCATGTTGAGCAGCTGTACGAACGGGTGTCGATTGGCGCCAACGTGCTCATTCTTCGCAGCAACGAATCGTTTTACGCCATTGCCAAACGATACGGCGCCGTCGAATGAAAAACGCAAGCTTCCGGTTTTGGAGCTTGCGTTTTTTACGGAGTGCGGTTAAAACCACATGCTGATGCCGGCAAGAAGCGTCGTCAGCAGCATGCAAATGAGCATCAAATAGACAATGAATTTTTGTGTTTTGCGCGACAACGGTCCGTCCTCCTTCCGTCCGCTGTTCTACGTTTATTGTAACGGCAAACAGCAGGGCGGACAAGGAAAAACAAAAAGCAGGATTTTTTGTCGAAACGGCGAATCATACATGGTTGGATGGATCATTT
Protein-coding regions in this window:
- the prli42 gene encoding stressosome-associated protein Prli42, giving the protein MSRKTQKFIVYLMLICMLLTTLLAGISMWF